A segment of the Tissierellales bacterium genome:
TAACATCCTATAGTAATCTACCAAACCTCATCTCTCCCTCTAAATTATAGATATTAAACGCCAACGATTGTATCTATTATATCATTATTTTATTCTTTTTGTAGCATACTATAGGATGATTTTCTTTTAGGTGCTACTATAATAGTAATTTATATAATTTCGAGGTGATGAAATGTCTTTTTCTGAAAGATTGAAGTATTTAAGAGAGGAAAAAGGGTTATCTCAAATAGAACTATCTAAAGAATTTAATATTAGTAGACAGTCTATTAGTAATTATGAAAATGGATTAAGATTTCCTAATGACGAAAAGCTTATTGTTAGAATTGCTGAGTTCTTTAATGTCTCTATAGATTATCTTTTTGGCAAAACTAATATAAGAAATTCAAACTTGTCCATAGTTAAAGAAGAGGAAGAAGAATATTCTACTAAAATTAATGCTTTAGAAAGACTCTTTTACCAAGTAGATAAACTTCCTCCCTCAACTATTGAAAAAATTGCTACTACTATAGAACTTTTTAAAAGTTAGTCTTAATATATACTGATGTATTCATTTTTTCTCTATTATATCTTTTACTTGCACTACATCTTTATCACCTCTACCAGATAAATTTATTATTATTATATTATCTTTAGGCAACTTTTTTGCTAATTTCATTCCATAACTTATTCCATGGGAACTTTCTATAGCTGGAATTATTCCTTCTGTTTTGGACAATTTAAAGAAAGCTTCTAATGCTTCTTCATCTGTTACTGAAACGTATTTTGCTCTACCTATAGAACTATAATAACTGTGTTCAGGTCCGATACCTGGATAATCTAATCCAGCTGCTATTGAAGAATTATCCCCCTTTAATACATAGCATTTAAAACCGTGAATAATATCTATTTCTCCTTTTTCTATGGAAGCTGAATTATAGGCTTCTACTCCAATCATTTTTACCTTTTTATCTTCTGCAAATTCATGAAACAATCCTATGGCATTACTACCTCCTCCTACACAGGCTATAAGATAGTCTGGCAGCTGGTTTTCTTTTTCTAACATTTGTCTTCTGGCCTCCTTGCCTATAATACTTTGAAAATCCCTAACAATAGTAGGATAAGGATGAGGTCCCACAGCTGAACCTAATAAATAGTAGGTATTTTCTTTGTTTTTAATAAAATCTTCTAAAGCTACATCTACTGCATCTTTTAAAGTTCTATCACCTTTATTTACTGGTCTTACTTCTGCTCCTAACATTTCCATTCTAAAAACATTTAACTCTTGTCTCTTTATATCTACTTCTCCCATGTAAATAATACAATCTAAACCAAGTAGAGCACAAACTGTGGCAGTAGCCACTCCATGTTGTCCAGCCCCGGTTTCAGCTATTATTCTTTTCTTTCCCATTCTTTTAGCTAAAATCCCTTGACCTATAGCATTATTTATTTTGTGGGCACCTGTATGGTTTAAATCTTCTCTTTTTAAGTATATTTTAGCTCCACCTAGTTCCTTAGTTAAATTTTCAGCAAAATATAAAGGACTTTCTCTTCCTATATAATTTTTTTGGTAATAATTTATTTCTTCCCAAAATCCTTCGTCCCTAATACATTTATTATATTTCCTTTCTAATTCTTCTAACACTTCTTTTAGATCTTCATCTACATATTTCCCACCAAACTCACCAAAATATCCATTCCTTCTCATTTTATAGCCCCCTTTAAATTTAAATATAAAAAAAGCCTTCATCCAACAATAGGACGAAGGCTTATATTCGTGTTGCCACCTAAATTATGCACAAAAATGCATCACTCTTATGGGATACTAACATATCCTGTCCTAAGATAACGGTAGGCTTCCGATTAA
Coding sequences within it:
- a CDS encoding helix-turn-helix transcriptional regulator is translated as MKYLREEKGLSQIELSKEFNISRQSISNYENGLRFPNDEKLIVRIAEFFNVSIDYLFGKTNIRNSNLSIVKEEEEEYSTKINALERLFYQVDKLPPSTIEKIATTIELFKS
- the trpB gene encoding tryptophan synthase subunit beta translates to MRRNGYFGEFGGKYVDEDLKEVLEELERKYNKCIRDEGFWEEINYYQKNYIGRESPLYFAENLTKELGGAKIYLKREDLNHTGAHKINNAIGQGILAKRMGKKRIIAETGAGQHGVATATVCALLGLDCIIYMGEVDIKRQELNVFRMEMLGAEVRPVNKGDRTLKDAVDVALEDFIKNKENTYYLLGSAVGPHPYPTIVRDFQSIIGKEARRQMLEKENQLPDYLIACVGGGSNAIGLFHEFAEDKKVKMIGVEAYNSASIEKGEIDIIHGFKCYVLKGDNSSIAAGLDYPGIGPEHSYYSSIGRAKYVSVTDEEALEAFFKLSKTEGIIPAIESSHGISYGMKLAKKLPKDNIIIINLSGRGDKDVVQVKDIIEKK